The genomic stretch AGTTTTGGGGTTAGGCCAGGGCCACGACGGCTTCGCCAGCCAGCTTTTCTTCGCCGTACTGGTTGGCGCAACGAATCGCCAGGCGCACGCGTTTCTCACCGTGTTCTTCGAACTTTTCGGTGATGGTTCCGGTACAGGTCGGGATATGCCCCAGTTGGGTGATGCCGGTAAAACGGATCGACAGGCTGCGCACTTGTTGCTGCGGCACCCATTGGGTCAACAGGCGACCGAGGTAGGCGGCGGACAACATGCCGTGGGCAAACACGTCGGGCATGCGTGACTTGCGGGCGAAATCGATGTCGATGTGGATCGGGTTGTGGTCGCCCGAAGCACCGCAGTACAGCGCCAGGGTGGTGCGGTTGACCGGTTGCAGCTTCAACAACGGGATCTCATCGCCGACCTGGATATCGGAGAACTGCGCGTGGGTGGTGTTGGAGAGCGTCATCGAGATTTCCTCAGCGCTGTACGAGGGACGAGCGGACATCGGCGATATGCACGTCGTCCTGGTTGGTCACACGCGATTCCATGACCACGAATTGCAGGGCCCCGCCCTTTTTCTCGTAGACATCGGTGATGGCGGCATCGAACGTCAGCACGTCACCGGCGTAGGCCATGGCGTGATAGACGAAGGATTGTTCGGCGTGCAGGATCCGGCCGAGGTCGAAATCGACCAGTTTCAGGAACGTGGTCAAGTCACGACCTTCACCTTCCAGGCACTTGAGAAACGTCGGTGGCACCGGCAGGGTTTTGTGGCCAGC from Pseudomonas sp. S04 encodes the following:
- a CDS encoding MaoC family dehydratase; this encodes MTLSNTTHAQFSDIQVGDEIPLLKLQPVNRTTLALYCGASGDHNPIHIDIDFARKSRMPDVFAHGMLSAAYLGRLLTQWVPQQQVRSLSIRFTGITQLGHIPTCTGTITEKFEEHGEKRVRLAIRCANQYGEEKLAGEAVVALA
- a CDS encoding MaoC family dehydratase N-terminal domain-containing protein produces the protein MADKSLIGHKLDKFSVDVEKGRLRFFAKAIGETDPVYTNEAAAVAAGHKTLPVPPTFLKCLEGEGRDLTTFLKLVDFDLGRILHAEQSFVYHAMAYAGDVLTFDAAITDVYEKKGGALQFVVMESRVTNQDDVHIADVRSSLVQR